Genomic segment of Eupeodes corollae chromosome 2, idEupCoro1.1, whole genome shotgun sequence:
aagttatcagtgtgcgtcgcatcccagccacttttttttaaagatcacaaTATGTTAACATTATGTCAAGAGTCACATATTATCGAttggtaaaatttatataaaattaattaaaaaaaatgtttttgctgttttttgtttttatttaattattaatggtATCAAAACTGAGTCTGCTTTagtgttaattaaattaaataaaaaaacgtgtACCGTTTACGTATGAAAACTACTTAAggcttgcattttatttttaaggaaagagtcgagtttttcaatttcttaaaaaaggaagaaatgaCCATGCGACCAAGTAAGACAAttatgaccaaatttggtcgtaAACGCCCAAACTGGCAACCGTGCtacctacatatgaaagcattaaaAGATTccaaatttgtttcttaatatGCCATTATTAATAgctaaaaaacaatatcttaaaGGTTTTTTACGCATCAAACTCAGAAAATAAGTGAGGATCTGATAAGAAGAATGTTTGGTCTTTTTTAACGTACATAGTTTTTTCAAACTCAATTTTCGGTAGTCTATTATTTTaacgacctgccaaaaaaaatccaataattggttttaataatgaaaacaaatgatagctataactcgCCCCTAATACCAATATTCATTCTCAAAGCGATCAATTTCTCTTGAAACTTTTGATGCAGTTATCAAAATTCGTTACGCAAAAGTTTTGATGTCTAACAGAAACCGAAAATTAGGAAGTGaatataaaaattgcaaaaacttttttaaacctttcatttattagattttaaagttctgtggaacaaaattttgaaaattgacaacaaatttgATAAGTGCAAAGTGAAAAGTCGATAAGTTGTTTTGTGGAACAggatttttttcctaaaacacGAAGACATTCATTTTGCTTTTCCAATGTTTGATTGGATCCAAAGTGTTAATATAGGGagtacttttgttgtttttgtaggtttttgtgttttgtaaaaacagttgccaattgatttttttctaaataattaacttaaagttagcaacaattCTTTGCATATGATTATATAAGTTTGATTCCAATTAGACATTTTTGTTCCCGATACTTTTTCAGTCAAAATGTGATTCTTATCAACTTTAgcagtatttttttaacttcccataggaagttattgtaatgggtccgatttgtcaaattgaaacttttgacatttctcgacgtttcaaggtccctagattcgaaataaatttttttttagaaagatgtctgtgcgtgcgtgtgtacgtacgtttgtacgtccgtacgtttgcgacgtttttttcgtcgtccatagctcaagaaccagaagagatatcgacttcaaataaattttgttatacagataataaggcagagagatgcagaaagggctctcaagaaaattgcgtgggtggtttttttaccatagcagtttaaaaaaaaggtgaaaattttggttaaccctaaatatcttacgaacaaaaaacgctagagacttgaattaaattttatataatatattgtaacgtgatactaaacatgtatattttttgaaaaaaaaatcaatataacggtttttttataaatcaataaaactgaaaaaaatgtgtcacctccaagattttactactgaaatatgatttcatctctaaaataattttgtgcaacgaagaataatgtttttgacatctgatacaattttgagaaaaatcgaattgatagttttttgtataaaaaataaaaatctaaaaaaaacattactcaaagttggtaaaaattgaatatcgattcaaatatcttttcaaaaacttgaaatttaggctttaagcttattttatcttataagaaatattgttttcaacattttgaaaaatgttgagaaaaatcgaattaacagttttttttacaaaaaataaaaacctaaaaaaaatttataaaagttggtaaaaattgattcgactcaaatatcttttcaaaactttgagataatatcttcttacttattttaactgataagaaatattgttttcaacattaggacaaattttgaaaaaaatagaattgacagttttttttacaaaaaataaaaaacttactaaaaaaatgtataaaagttggtaaaaattgattttcgactcaaatatattttcaaaaattgtagatattggcttaatttacttttacctttcaaaaaatattgttgttaacattcagtacaattttgaaaaaaatcgaattgtcagttttttttacaaaaaataaaactctaacaaaaaacaatactaaatcttggtaaaaatttactttcgacccatatatcttttcaaaaattagaaatattggcttcaaacttattttattttacagaaaatattgtttccgatattcagtaatttttatataaaaatccaacagtccgttttttttcataaaaaataaaatctataaaaaatagtacgcaaatttggtaaaattgatactagtacatatagacaaacttttaagcaagacaaatcgacagacgggatgggaagttatcagtgtgggtcgcatcccagccttttttttttaagttttcagctgattgtattttttatgaatattatCTTACCTTCAGAGCAatagtagtagtacccgtggcatgatgttcgatccctgcctgtgccacctaaagttttatatccgggtactgcctcttgcgaggaattgacaaattctccaagagtaattattgtcatgaaaaagtgctttctcaaattagccgttcgggttcggcatataaactgtaggtcccctccatccatgcaatttctcgcacacaggaacggttgagagttgtaagtcactaggtcctggttctctacggactgttgcgccacctaatttatttatttattttaagagcaATATAAgcatagaattaaataattttgaattcttttctCGGAAAATAAGAATAGAACATCagcttttacaaattttgcgtaggattttttgtagatttttatttaaaaaaaactggactgaaagatttaaaaattgtattaaatattaaaaacaatgttttttaataacatgTAAAAAACCATTACATTGAattcttctcaaaactttactagATGCCAAAAACTTTATCTTTCGTTCCATAAAATTATTCTTGaggtaatatcatttttgtttttaaaatatttcgagtgacaaatattgttgttcagTTTCAGAAGTCGCTAGAGTTATTGATTAGcgatatactttttttaatttctgaagtaaaaaaaaacacccagtGCTTACTGGTTATGAAATAAATACGACGGAAATTGTAAATAAGAAGGTGAGTAAGCACGCGCACGGTTGATCAttataactttctatgggaagttaaaaagttgaaaagttcTTACTTTCTACACTAAcagctaattttttttatcaacaaattttggAAGAAAGGTAGCATACGCATTCCAAAATGATAAAACAATTTagttacatttttaacattctgaacacttttgtttaatgatttaacattgtctttaataatttaaaggagttttatttaaacattatgaTCGGAGGTATTACGAGACCGAGGCGGTGGGTCTGAACTTTAAGTTGTAAATGTGGGAACATAAGGGTTAGGCtcttaatataaaatcaattttttgaacataCTTTAATTGGCTAGCAAGATTATACGATTTGACACCATTATAGATTTCTTCCGTGGGACTAAatgtattgaaaatgaaaataattaaagtatTGGTCGAGAGAGATACCGCCTGcccaaaatgttcaaaaaggggttaagaactttaaaagaaTCGCCAGCTGCGAAAATtaccaattcaatattttttaatgattacaaattttgaaatgttgcaATTACCCAACCTAGCAACCCCACCCTCTTTCCCAAATCTTATAGTCTGCCTAAGCAGGGGGTAGCATGTCTTAACTATTTGTTCTGGCATTTTTGCCATTTAGTTTTCGAAAAAGccagaaacaaatttaaaacgaaGAAAATTCTCAAAGCCAAAATATGAATAAGATTTTGTAGGTAAGTtaagtaaaatacatttttattagaaCTCCCCTTAAATCTAAAACTATAATCTAATACttatatacttttatttataaaggcaattaaaaaatctaattgaatatatgtatagtcatatattttataacaaaaaatatttatgaacaatTTCTACAAATCATTATTGTGCTTAAAATATCGTTTTCCACCAGATTTTTCACACAGCCTTACATCCTTAATGACTATTTCATGGGATACAGCCTTACACATATCGTATACGGTTAATGCAGCTATTGAACATGCAGTCAAGGCTTCCATTTCAACACCAGTCTTTCCTGTACACCGAACAGTAGCCATAATATTTACCGAATTATTTGCCTCATCAAGAATTGCATTAACTTTAACCGATGATAGAAATATATTATGACAGAGTGGGATAATTTCTGAAGTTTTCTTAGCACCCATTATGCCGGCTAGTTGGGCGATCGAGAGAACATCACCCTTCGACATATTATTCGCTTTGATGAGTTGAGCTATTTTTGGTCCAACTTCAACGGTAGCTTTGGCTGTTGCCTCACGATCAGTGATATTCTTTTGTGAAACATCAACCATTTTAGCCTTCCCATCAGAATCAACATGAGTCAGTTGGCaaaaattcctttgaaaaagttttgtagACGAAGATGTTTGGGTTAGTAGTAAGTTAAGCTGCATTTTAGAAAGATTGTTATTATTGCCCATCCATTTGTCATATTGTGCTGAATGTTGAtagtctaaaaaaaaagtaaataaaaaaagatatctaacaataaataaagatcTGAATGGAGAgactggtttttatttttttgaaaaatttcttgtgacaatagcaaaacaaaactaaccttaaatgataaaattatgtacatattatcTACATACATTGTCTACAGTTGAAATAATGAtcagaaaaacataaaatactatCCGCCGATAAGTATCATAGGACGATTTTCCATTTGAGATAAATTCAGCAtgcctaaaaataataaaaaattaaagttaaaaataacatacaaaaaactcaaTTAACTTTTATGTGGCCTTAGACCAAACAAATCTGAAATctgatttcaattttgttcaattttaaataaatgtgtttaaattctgaattcagtttttaaaaattggctttaatATAAACTTGTTGACAATTTAGGACAAAAcaagtaaaaaagtaaaagcaacattaatattttgcaattgGAGTCATACAAAAATCATAACTTTTGGTTTGAGAATTCTATGCGTTAAACGTAAAAGTTGCACCAGTCATATTTTCGAATaagtaagataaaataagtgcgtttttttggtattccatctatagtacagtgagaaattgaaaacaaaacgatccgcagtagcaagatttttgtatttaaaaattggtacaactgaaaaagATCTATccgaataataatacaaaaaaggacataaatagaagaaaattttgtgaaaataaaatattgaaattaacttatcaaaaaaactaacttaatctaataaaatagacaattttcaagaagcaATGGTAAGGAAACATCTGAAAATTGAGATGCTATAAAAAAGAGTTAACTTAACAATTGCTTCatggagggggtttgttcgtagactactacattaacatgtggtgttgaagccagcttgaagatcgcctcaattctttatatacctgaatcgagttgaaatgagcttgatttgactcgattcccaTCGAatatcggagtcgagtcaaaatttgagaagaaaaacctatgtggaggagttggcttaacagataatgcattatggtctgttttgttttgttttaatcaaattccaaaaaagaggctgtgatgcgacccacactgataacttcccatcccgtctgtcgatttgtcttgcttaaaagttcgtctatatgtactcgtatattttataaaaattaatgaatatcgaaaacaatattttctgtgaaataaatattgaggccaatatttttaatttttgaaaagctatttgagtcgaaagtaaatttttaccaagtgttagtattgtttttttttagagttttattttttgtaaaaaaactgtcaattcgatttttttttcaaaattttatcgaatgttgaaaacaaatttcttataagataaaattagtttgaagcctaaatttcaagtttttgagaagatatttgaaccgaaattcaatttttaccaactttgagtaatgtctttcttagattttaatgttttataaaaaaactgtcaattcgatttttctcaaaaatttatcagatgtcaaaaacattatttttcgttgcacaaaattgttttggagattaaatcatattttagtcgtaagattttggaggtcacaaattttttttttcaatttttttttttgatttataaaaaaactgttaaatggatttttgtcaaaaaatatatttctttgatatcacgttacaatttattatataaaatttaattcaagtctctagcgtttttggttcgtaggatatttatggttaaccaaaatgttcacctttttttcaaactgctatggtaaaaaaacacacgcaattttcttgagagccctttttgcgtctttctgccttattatctgtataacaaaatttatttgaaatcgatatctcttctggttcttgagctattgacgaaGAAAAAAAGGCCCCAAACGtagggacgtacgaacgtacgtacacacgcacgcacatacatctttctaaaaaaaaattatttcgactctagggaccttgaaacgtcgagaaatgtcaaaattttaaatttgacaaatcggacccattacaataacttcctatgggagtgctgtcaaactaaatcatttttaactctTCTTGTCCGGTGGAAACACcgtgaagatttatttaatctaaactgagataagccTTTTgtggaaaaatagaaaaaaatagcaaaaaaaacagttagtccattttcactaacaaaactaaataatattaacaataatagattgatttttgtccgcacataattccaaatgcaaaactactcaacgaacacagccatcgagatacaaatgcaatatcaatcgtaccaacattcgagaacaaaatcacataagatatggatacttttttttgttattcgtgaaaatgctactttactatggatatacattttccaacaaaacacgggtatgaCATCGCCATCGCCAGCCCAAAATCCGAGAGGCTTAGATTTCCCGAGTCCTAAATGTGACAATTCTGTTTACTAACGTCAACTCCGAGGTAAAAATGGGCCTGACTATTTTGATGCATTTTAGGAAAGATATGTTCGACCGGCTTAAGTTCTTGTGTTAACTGAAAGTCTACAATACAGTAAAATAACGTTTAAAAAATGCCTTATTCCAAAAACCGACAAACCTGGATTTTAGTCAACGTTTCGGTCAACACCAgcaatgtttaagtttttacaTGTCAAATGTTTAGAAACTACATCTTTAAAAGAGACTTCTTTCCTAATAACGGGCTATTCAAGCACATAACCTCTTATTCTTGAATGTGAAAATCCGATCCGAATGCCAATACAATACCAAATTTCTCACGTTTGGTATCGAAATTCTGAGAACAGAATTGATTTTattcgatttctcaagaattctctATCACACAATTCAAAAAGGAATGCAAAGATTATCTGTTTGCTTGGTGAAAATTAACAGCGAATTGTGTTTATCCAGAATATTACGTTCTCCTTGGCCAAATAGCATAGCAATTTTGAAACTATTTGCCTCATCTTTTATTCTTACCAGCATGTCTTTTCTTCTTCCTTTGCACTGCAGTCGATATAAGTTCAATCAAATCCTCTTCCGAGCAATTATTTCTGATTGCATCTCTCAGTGAAAATTCCTTATTGCCAAAAAGGCAAACTTTGATATTTCCATCAGCAGTTAGTCTCAATCGATTACATGTTCCACAAAAATGTTCAGTCATCGAAGTTATAAAACCCACTTGTCCTTTATAGCCTGGTACTGTAAAAGCTTTTGATGTGTCATTTGGTCCATTTTCTAATGGCTCAAAGTTTGGAAACTGTTTTCTTATCACATCAAGAGTTTCTCTAAAGTAAATAAAGTATTGTTAGAATAGTCCTCAAAGTGTCCCAAAAAGTGAGTGAgcaaatacaaaacttacttaaaaGACATTAACCGATCAGTCTGCCATTTATTACCACTAAATGGCATATACTCAATAAAACGAACATCAACATTTCGGTCTTTGgtaaattcaacaaaatcacAAATCTCATCCTCGTTAAAATTCTTCATAAGGACACAATTGATCTTTGGTTTGTAACCGAGTTGAATAGCCAAATCAAGTCCAGCTATAACTCGCTCCCATCCCTTGCGGCGTGTTATTTCTTCGAATTTGTGTGGTTTTAAAGTGTCTAAACTAACGTTTATTGCATCTAAGCCAGCACGTTGCATTGGTACTAACAGCCTGGTTAAAACAAGACCATTTGTTGTTATACCAACATTCTCCAAGCCtggaatttgtttaagtttttctgcagaaaaaagaagagcttaaACGAAATTGCAAATGAACATACTATATTTTGACATACCAATTATTGTGACAATGTCACGACGGATGGTTGGTTCTCCACCAGTGAGTCGAATTTTTCGAATTCCTTGTTCGACAAATATTTTGgccaaataataaatttcatcTATTGTCAAGAGATGGGACTTTGGACTTAGAGGAACACCATCAGCAGGCATGCAGTATTTACCTGcacaaaatatagaaaactttttgagaaaaaaaagaaaacaattttctattaaataacgaatttatgaaattataaCTAAAGTTTAtccaaaattattcttttttaaggatttctttcaatttgttttttttttttttttaatattgtttgcaTTTACTTAGAACACTCTACTGTAACGCTAACAgacatttcaaaagaaagaTCCATTAGGTACCTAACGAAATCCACTTTTTGAGGAAATTATAAGTAAGACGTTAACTGGAAATATCTACTTTCAATatttgcaaaaagttttttacgGACAGGGAGAAAATAAAGTACTTTTGTATGCAAAACCGTTCTTAGAAATCAAATCATGTTAGTTTTGTGGAACAAACTTGAAGTCAGCGATGTTTTAAATCAATGTCTATATGCATAATAACAtagtagtttttttcaaaatagtaaTCCAGGAAAATTAGATCCAAAATGGCCTCATTTCGAAAAAACTTAGAATAAGCTGAATGTTGATGGAAATCTTCATTTATGCGCCCTTAACACTCCCTAAAAAGTACTCTTATTTCTAAACAGGTCAAAACATTTTACTTAAGGGGGAGGTGTTGCTGAAAGGGGGTCAAGcacagttttttcaaaattcgtccAAAACCATACTGAATTTAGCCGTTTACCATGATTATCATTTGCAAGAAAGTATAAAGCTCTGGTATTTGCGTTTTTGGGTAGACAAAGTAGATGAAGGAACATCGCAAACGAGGCACATTCAACGACCATGGTATTACCTTCATCTACAGCAACACTACATGCAGTTTTATCAATTATTGCTGGACTACGCAGAGAGGAATTGAGATTGTTTTCagattttgattttgtactgAGCTTAGAAGGAATAATCGGTTTTTTATTAGGAGGGAGAATTGTAGCACTATCGCTTTTAGCGACAAGAGATAACGGAAGGAGTCTTATTCGATTTATTTGAGATGGGTGATGGAAACGCTTTGCAGTTATTAGTTGCGACAACcaacttttttgtataagaCCGGGGGGGTTTCGATGCACTTGCACTTGGATGGTCAGTGATgagctttttaaattcaagcttATGGTCAACAAAGAAACAGTAAAAATTATTGACTTTCGATATGTaattatataaagaaatgtttttgcACCAAAACAagttttcatttgatttcagcgcagAATGGTGGGATTCACTCAGTCAGcacaatttaaatggaaaaccgAGTGGCAACAGCCGCagttaaatgaattaatttcgGAAATTAGGATTTCCATTGTGAAATTAGGAGCAGCAAAGTACAAGATTATGACTATTAAGAGTTAGACAAAGACTGAAATAGGTATACCACAGAAAGAGTCCAGAACTTCTTACAACCTTCTTGAGGAAATATTGAGTTTTGACCCATACAACGTAATAATTAATTGAAGTACTTAAATGCACTGGCTTGTTCCgagataattttttgaaacttgtttTACTAAGAAAAAATGCATATATGTATCTgtccaaacttaaaaattacaaaaacatatttcacccaaaactataattttattaaattttccattaaatgCATAGAACCAGATATTTTGTAacctttaaaattgtttgctcTGGACCAAAATAAGAGCACTTTTTTTAGGAAGTGTTAAGAACGCATTAATGAAGCTCTTCTCCGTAATTCGGCTTGTTCGAGATTTTTTGagagagattattttttttttcttgttttatattcaagagtaaaatgtttttcataCCAGCTTTAAAAAAGAAcgatttatacaaataatattcaTTTAGACAAAAATAGATAAGACAATAAAAatgcgtatacgccacagtgaacaCATCGTAAATAAAAGTAGTATTCTCATAAATAATATGTACATGTAGCTAAAAGCGCGAAAAAATTACTGTacgaattttaaatgttttcaactaCTGTGTTGGACAAAACAATAGAAACAAGTGTCTtcataattttcgattttcgtTAGTCTTTCTATACTTGAATCCTACCCAATATTGCTCTCAAATGGCAAAATGGTTTTGTGGAAACAACTGTTTGCTTTCAACGCAAAGTGAtgaaaaaaattggtaagaatatgtaagaagaaaccatttctttcttgaagagaatttaaaaatgaattaaacggATCAGTGACAGCTAGAACAAGAAACCAACTTATAGAAACAGAAGTCCacgaaaagtttaatttttaaccaAGAAAACCAAAACCGATGGTTGGAATATAATGATTTGAGGGTAATTTTCAGCATCTGGTGTAGGTACAACATTTTGGATCAAAGGTAAGATCTTCGCTTTGGATTATGTCCATATCTTTAATTCAGTTATTATACCATTCACTGAAGAGGATGTGCAAATTGAATGTAAGTTCCTTCTGGAGAATGACAAGAAGCACCCTTTTAAATTGTCTAACAAAtacttacaacaaaacaaaataaattttatggaaTGGCCATCACAATCCCTCGACCTAAACTTAACTGAGAACTGATGGGGCATCCTAAAGCGCGAAGGATCGGTGATtgtaaaaccaaaa
This window contains:
- the LOC129946900 gene encoding molybdenum cofactor biosynthesis protein 1-like, producing MTTLKNMTACWFRAVPTINLKLQQNCKFFSVQTVINPLPKKTTFAETVIKSQPVAENKDVIKKKSTNPLTDSFGRHHTYLRISLTERCNLRCKYCMPADGVPLSPKSHLLTIDEIYYLAKIFVEQGIRKIRLTGGEPTIRRDIVTIIEKLKQIPGLENVGITTNGLVLTRLLVPMQRAGLDAINVSLDTLKPHKFEEITRRKGWERVIAGLDLAIQLGYKPKINCVLMKNFNEDEICDFVEFTKDRNVDVRFIEYMPFSGNKWQTDRLMSFKETLDVIRKQFPNFEPLENGPNDTSKAFTVPGYKGQVGFITSMTEHFCGTCNRLRLTADGNIKVCLFGNKEFSLRDAIRNNCSEEDLIELISTAVQRKKKRHAGMLNLSQMENRPMILIGG
- the LOC129945182 gene encoding molybdenum cofactor biosynthesis protein 1-like: MVDVSQKNITDREATAKATVEVGPKIAQLIKANNMSKGDVLSIAQLAGIMGAKKTSEIIPLCHNIFLSSVKVNAILDEANNSVNIMATVRCTGKTGVEMEALTACSIAALTVYDMCKAVSHEIVIKDVRLCEKSGGKRYFKHNNDL